A genomic region of Alistipes megaguti contains the following coding sequences:
- a CDS encoding DUF4843 domain-containing protein, producing the protein MKRILIIAAIASGLFWSGCQKDLDTYQGESGIYFDHQEKETQNNLRADTLSFGWGQIDGDILETKISLRINLIGDVADYDRKFQVLVTETIIPEELKGKMEAAVEGVDYRAFETECMIPAHEVSTNLDITLLRTEALQTESRALTIALQETEELKFLYSREITDKENNRRRIDLQRVIVMNENLAKPDWWYRHEAIFGEYSMKKSITICDVMGIDRTEWISNDYGNRTAYLIFIGQYMQRWLNEQNPPIYEEDGETLMTMGPDSQN; encoded by the coding sequence ATGAAACGAATTCTTATCATAGCAGCCATTGCCTCGGGACTCTTCTGGAGCGGGTGCCAGAAAGATCTCGATACCTATCAGGGTGAAAGCGGAATCTATTTCGACCATCAGGAGAAAGAGACGCAAAACAACCTCCGCGCAGACACGCTCTCCTTCGGATGGGGACAAATCGACGGAGACATCCTCGAAACGAAAATATCCCTGCGGATCAATCTGATCGGGGATGTGGCCGATTACGACCGGAAATTCCAGGTCCTGGTTACGGAGACGATCATACCCGAAGAGCTGAAGGGCAAAATGGAGGCGGCCGTCGAAGGGGTCGATTACCGGGCCTTCGAAACCGAATGCATGATCCCGGCTCATGAAGTAAGCACGAACCTCGACATCACGCTTCTGCGCACCGAAGCTCTGCAAACCGAAAGCCGCGCGCTGACCATCGCCTTGCAGGAGACCGAAGAGCTGAAATTCCTCTACTCGCGCGAGATCACCGACAAGGAGAACAACCGCCGCCGGATCGACCTGCAACGGGTGATCGTCATGAACGAGAACCTGGCAAAACCGGACTGGTGGTATCGGCACGAAGCGATTTTCGGAGAATATTCGATGAAAAAATCCATCACGATCTGCGATGTCATGGGAATCGACCGTACCGAGTGGATCAGCAATGACTACGGAAACCGCACGGCTTATCTGATCTTCATCGGCCAATACATGCAGCGCTGGCTGAATGAACAAAACCCGCCCATTTATGAAGAGGATGGCGAGACCCTGATGACCATGGGACCCGATTCGCAAAATTAA
- a CDS encoding PKD-like family lipoprotein: MKFRSLYKIAAVCCAAALFLTACYSDKGNYDYHDINEVTIEGIDRENVYQAYAFQTTLKISPVIHSTMSEADNYEYTWRIIPRNADTNSGASLDEFIVSREKDLVYPVQLSDGDYTGFFEVKDPATGVTWIEDFYLHVTSQGSNGWLVACDDNGRTRLDLIGKDSEGKEDVLYPDLWKNLDFDMGSPKRLFFVGDNLGTFGFPFLATDKGSFAITGSNFHIGEDTDLKWYFGTAGDHILIESSVNDIYTASPNFVAYWWVINNEGEIYKTECSDQAFFSYPINMVNGKTPFRAAPFVGVSYSYEYTDPETWGYNYAAIFYDSDGKQFLTKYDSSNYPSVMQCTGTQLFDVVTGRDMVFMDSHYDIDELVVAVLKEPASPEYYLYGMMLKFAEVEQFCYGKIEGPDMANAKFFALHPSLNVLFYATENKVYRVDINNQTTMNVTEVLALDPGEEIAVCKFNKILVPDPENGPYLQPNMYKLVVCTNKKNVSPDNPNVGTFRLYEVPEFATDKLTLAEEIDGLGKIVDVVYKEYEKL; the protein is encoded by the coding sequence ATGAAATTCCGTTCATTATACAAGATTGCAGCCGTCTGCTGTGCGGCAGCCCTGTTTCTGACGGCCTGTTACAGCGACAAGGGCAACTACGACTATCACGACATCAACGAAGTGACAATCGAAGGTATCGACCGGGAAAATGTATACCAGGCCTATGCCTTTCAGACAACGCTGAAGATCTCCCCCGTCATCCACTCGACCATGAGCGAGGCGGACAACTACGAGTACACGTGGCGGATCATCCCTCGGAATGCCGACACGAACAGCGGAGCCTCGTTGGATGAGTTCATCGTCAGCCGCGAGAAGGATCTCGTATATCCCGTACAACTGTCCGATGGCGACTACACGGGATTCTTCGAGGTCAAAGACCCCGCGACGGGTGTCACCTGGATCGAGGACTTCTACCTGCACGTAACCAGCCAGGGCAGCAACGGATGGCTGGTCGCCTGCGATGATAACGGCCGGACCCGCCTGGACCTGATCGGCAAGGACAGCGAAGGAAAGGAGGACGTGCTCTATCCCGACCTGTGGAAAAACCTCGATTTCGATATGGGGTCGCCCAAAAGACTCTTCTTCGTAGGAGATAACTTGGGGACATTCGGATTCCCGTTCTTGGCCACGGACAAAGGGAGTTTCGCTATCACCGGAAGCAACTTCCATATCGGCGAAGATACGGACCTGAAATGGTATTTCGGAACGGCCGGCGATCATATCCTGATTGAAAGCAGCGTCAATGACATATACACGGCATCACCCAATTTCGTGGCATACTGGTGGGTCATCAACAACGAGGGCGAAATCTACAAAACCGAATGTTCCGACCAGGCGTTCTTCTCCTATCCCATCAATATGGTGAACGGGAAAACACCGTTCAGGGCCGCACCTTTTGTCGGAGTCTCCTACTCCTATGAATATACAGATCCGGAAACCTGGGGTTATAACTACGCCGCAATATTCTACGACTCGGATGGCAAACAATTTCTGACCAAATACGATTCCAGCAACTACCCTTCAGTAATGCAATGTACAGGTACGCAATTGTTCGACGTTGTTACCGGCAGGGACATGGTATTCATGGACTCCCATTACGATATCGATGAACTGGTTGTGGCTGTCTTGAAGGAGCCGGCCAGCCCGGAATACTACCTCTACGGCATGATGCTGAAGTTTGCAGAAGTCGAACAGTTCTGCTATGGCAAAATCGAAGGGCCGGACATGGCAAACGCCAAATTCTTTGCTTTACACCCCAGTCTCAACGTGCTCTTCTACGCCACGGAAAACAAGGTCTACCGGGTAGATATCAACAATCAAACAACCATGAATGTCACCGAAGTTCTGGCTCTGGACCCCGGAGAGGAAATTGCTGTCTGCAAATTCAACAAGATTCTCGTTCCCGATCCGGAGAATGGTCCCTATCTACAGCCCAACATGTACAAACTGGTGGTCTGTACAAACAAGAAAAATGTTTCGCCGGACAATCCGAATGTCGGAACATTCCGGCTCTACGAGGTTCCGGAATTTGCAACCGACAAACTTACGCTCGCCGAGGAGATCGATGGACTGGGCAAGATCGTGGATGTCGTCTACAAGGAGTATGAAAAGTTGTAA
- a CDS encoding TlpA disulfide reductase family protein, with protein MKSCADPDVGARYSASGAALDLAIQKQVNKKRVSNCKKGLIKHSFSKKLENMLPRNVRMKKGMKKAMKKAMKKAMMAGILLTVGAACNTSEGYQITGTLPEVENGTQIELTGIDTNGLDSLLVAGVVTDGNFEIPVTGQCTMACLRIPEVLPRIPFFFEPGIHSYKLEVDAEGSMQVKGGALQEIWNAYSARNKAFDQEKKKIETAYREAAKRDDLFEKMHHRAIYEDLKTAQEQYEDSLLRQNDNIVAATLVWLRSRELAAARKIGEKVALLGPNALQTPPGQAVKRMAEAMSRTENGNIAPDFTQNDPDGNPVSLYGIQAKVKVLDFWASWCGPCRAETPNVRRIYDKYKDKGLEIISVSLDTKRENWLQTIETDKMEWIHTSDLKGWDNAVARMYGVRSVPAIYVLDAENRIVGQNLRGQKLEDTIRMLLNE; from the coding sequence ATGAAGTCCTGTGCAGACCCGGATGTCGGGGCGAGATATTCGGCATCCGGGGCCGCACTGGACCTGGCAATCCAAAAACAAGTCAACAAAAAGAGAGTCTCCAACTGCAAAAAGGGACTCATTAAACATTCATTTTCAAAAAAACTGGAAAACATGTTGCCGAGAAACGTGAGAATGAAAAAAGGCATGAAGAAAGCAATGAAAAAAGCAATGAAAAAAGCAATGATGGCAGGAATCCTACTGACGGTCGGAGCTGCCTGCAACACGTCGGAGGGGTATCAAATCACCGGTACTTTGCCGGAGGTTGAGAACGGCACCCAAATCGAATTGACCGGAATCGATACGAACGGTCTGGATTCGCTGTTGGTTGCCGGAGTCGTGACGGACGGGAATTTTGAAATTCCGGTGACCGGGCAATGCACCATGGCTTGTCTGCGCATCCCGGAAGTGCTGCCTCGTATTCCGTTTTTTTTCGAACCGGGCATCCATTCCTATAAACTCGAAGTCGATGCCGAAGGCTCGATGCAGGTGAAAGGCGGAGCGTTGCAGGAGATCTGGAACGCTTATTCCGCCCGGAACAAAGCCTTCGACCAAGAAAAAAAGAAGATCGAAACCGCTTACCGGGAGGCGGCAAAAAGAGACGATCTTTTCGAAAAAATGCATCACCGGGCAATCTATGAAGATCTCAAAACTGCTCAGGAACAATACGAAGACAGCCTGTTGCGCCAGAACGACAATATCGTAGCGGCAACCCTCGTATGGTTGCGCAGCCGTGAACTCGCCGCAGCACGCAAAATTGGCGAAAAGGTGGCGTTGTTGGGTCCGAATGCCTTACAGACACCTCCGGGACAGGCCGTCAAGCGAATGGCCGAAGCGATGAGCCGTACGGAAAACGGAAACATTGCTCCGGACTTCACCCAAAACGATCCCGATGGCAATCCCGTATCTCTTTATGGCATTCAGGCCAAAGTGAAGGTGCTCGATTTTTGGGCCTCGTGGTGTGGACCCTGCCGGGCCGAGACGCCCAATGTGCGACGCATCTACGACAAATACAAGGACAAAGGGCTGGAGATCATCAGCGTATCGCTGGACACGAAACGGGAAAACTGGCTGCAGACCATCGAAACCGACAAAATGGAGTGGATTCATACGTCTGATCTGAAGGGCTGGGACAATGCTGTAGCACGGATGTATGGGGTGCGGAGCGTTCCTGCAATCTACGTACTGGATGCCGAGAATCGGATTGTCGGACAAAACCTGCGCGGACAGAAACTGGAAGATACAATCCGAATGCTGCTGAACGAATAG
- the mobV gene encoding MobV family relaxase, with protein sequence MGYAVLHLDKAPGNEAAMTAHIARTKIPTNASPERTCLNEELVEFPEEVADRTEAINYRLEHAGLTRKIGTNQVRVIRVMLTGSHDAMKRIEEEGRLPEWCADNLAWLRETFGAENVVSAVVHRDESTPHIHAAVVPIVTGERRKARTVASESPGKRHYRTKSAARSRLCADDVMSRVRLKQYQDTYAAAMSKYGLERGIDGSEARHVTTQEFYRQAIAQQQDLQENIDALLRLEEQKRKAVEQLKQQERQVRTEYEQTATLQAQKSAELNRTEAELKSVKGELKGARLKNAAAEVGSNIVEGIGAMIGTSRVKRQQQEIDRLNAENASLHEQIGTLNRANREEKARHEQAEQQLQAKLDRIEHWLPNTQTLLSWGEYCRDMGIPESGAREIIAMKPLYVSGELRTPEYSHRFDVSNTEIRLQRDPTGPGGFQLLIDHQPAHAWFRQRYVELMTRLGYPVRPERPVIRRHTIKR encoded by the coding sequence ATGGGATATGCCGTCCTGCATCTCGACAAAGCCCCGGGCAACGAGGCGGCCATGACCGCCCACATCGCCCGCACGAAGATACCTACCAACGCCTCACCCGAACGCACCTGCCTCAACGAGGAGCTCGTCGAGTTTCCCGAGGAGGTGGCCGACCGCACAGAGGCGATCAACTACCGCCTCGAACACGCCGGTCTCACGCGCAAGATCGGAACGAACCAGGTGCGGGTGATCCGCGTCATGCTGACCGGTTCGCACGACGCGATGAAGCGCATCGAGGAGGAGGGGCGGCTACCGGAGTGGTGTGCCGACAACCTCGCCTGGCTGCGCGAGACCTTCGGAGCGGAGAATGTCGTCTCGGCCGTCGTGCATCGCGACGAATCGACCCCGCATATCCACGCCGCCGTGGTGCCCATCGTCACGGGCGAGCGCCGCAAGGCCCGCACCGTCGCATCCGAATCCCCGGGCAAGCGGCACTACCGCACGAAATCCGCCGCACGGTCCCGTCTCTGCGCCGACGACGTCATGTCGCGCGTCCGGCTCAAGCAGTATCAAGACACCTATGCCGCGGCGATGTCCAAATACGGACTGGAGCGCGGCATCGACGGTTCGGAGGCGCGCCACGTCACCACGCAGGAGTTCTACCGGCAGGCCATCGCCCAGCAGCAGGATCTGCAGGAGAACATCGACGCGCTGCTTCGTCTCGAAGAGCAGAAGCGGAAGGCTGTCGAGCAGCTCAAACAACAGGAGCGGCAGGTGCGCACCGAGTATGAACAGACCGCCACGCTCCAGGCGCAGAAGAGCGCCGAACTGAACCGCACCGAGGCCGAGCTGAAGAGTGTGAAGGGCGAGCTGAAGGGTGCCAGGTTGAAAAACGCCGCGGCGGAGGTCGGATCGAACATCGTCGAGGGGATCGGGGCGATGATCGGCACCTCGCGTGTCAAGCGGCAGCAGCAGGAGATCGACCGCCTCAACGCGGAAAACGCCTCCCTGCACGAACAGATCGGAACGCTGAACCGTGCCAACCGCGAGGAGAAGGCCCGACATGAGCAGGCCGAACAGCAGCTGCAGGCGAAGCTCGACCGCATCGAACACTGGCTGCCCAACACGCAGACGCTCCTCAGCTGGGGCGAATACTGCCGCGACATGGGAATCCCGGAGTCGGGCGCCCGCGAGATTATCGCCATGAAGCCCCTCTACGTCTCGGGCGAACTCCGCACTCCGGAGTATTCGCACCGCTTCGACGTCTCGAATACCGAAATCCGCCTGCAACGCGACCCGACCGGCCCCGGAGGCTTCCAGCTGCTCATCGACCACCAACCCGCACACGCCTGGTTCCGCCAACGGTACGTGGAGCTCATGACCCGCCTGGGCTACCCCGTCCGCCCCGAACGCCCCGTCATCCGACGACATACCATCAAGCGATAA
- a CDS encoding toprim domain-containing protein → MKTTSDCIGIREYLLRRGLQPHRETGTHGMFLSPLRKERTPSFSVRYDKGLWYDFGLGEGGTLLQLVMRLEGCGMAEAIRRLRKGAADEAPYQPLPTASPREDSSLRILGVGEIRHPALIGYLHERGIDPAVAGALCREVHYAVGERRFFAIGFRNDAGGWELRSPQFKGSSAPKNITTFDRHGDTALLFEGFFDLLSYLTLQHEPTPTVDTAVLNSVVNLTRAFPFLTRHATIHAFLDNDEAGHLTLERLRSALPGATVIDRAESYRAHKDLNESLRPSAKVSRTPRRRGRKL, encoded by the coding sequence ATGAAGACGACCTCAGATTGCATCGGCATCCGGGAGTATCTCCTCCGCCGGGGGCTGCAGCCCCACCGCGAAACCGGCACCCATGGCATGTTCCTCTCGCCGCTGCGCAAGGAGCGCACCCCCAGCTTCAGTGTCCGCTACGACAAGGGGCTTTGGTACGACTTCGGGCTGGGTGAAGGGGGCACGCTTCTTCAGCTGGTCATGCGCCTCGAAGGGTGCGGCATGGCAGAAGCCATCCGACGCCTCCGCAAAGGGGCCGCAGACGAAGCCCCCTACCAGCCCTTGCCAACCGCCTCGCCGCGCGAAGACTCCTCGCTGCGGATTCTCGGTGTCGGGGAGATTCGCCACCCGGCGCTGATTGGCTATCTGCACGAGCGCGGTATCGACCCCGCCGTGGCCGGAGCGCTGTGCCGAGAGGTTCACTACGCCGTCGGCGAGCGGCGTTTCTTCGCCATCGGCTTCCGCAACGATGCCGGAGGCTGGGAGCTGCGCAGCCCGCAGTTCAAGGGGAGCAGCGCCCCGAAAAACATCACGACCTTCGACCGGCACGGCGACACGGCGCTGCTCTTCGAGGGCTTCTTCGACCTGCTCTCCTACCTGACGTTGCAGCACGAGCCGACACCGACCGTCGATACCGCCGTACTCAACTCCGTGGTCAACCTTACCCGCGCCTTTCCTTTTCTCACACGCCACGCGACGATCCACGCCTTCCTCGACAACGACGAGGCGGGGCACCTCACCCTCGAACGGCTGCGCAGCGCCCTGCCCGGTGCGACCGTCATCGACCGCGCGGAGAGCTACCGTGCCCACAAGGATCTGAACGAATCGCTCCGACCGTCCGCGAAGGTTTCCCGCACGCCGCGTCGTCGCGGCCGCAAGTTGTAA
- a CDS encoding helix-turn-helix domain-containing protein, whose amino-acid sequence MTKEIFLSGMTADQLSEMIRESLRDELRQLHPEPSTETPNYLTRRETARRLRISLVTLNDWVNRGRIRAHKIGGRVLFRDSDVEAALHRIVPIKSR is encoded by the coding sequence ATGACCAAGGAAATCTTTCTGAGCGGCATGACCGCCGACCAGCTCTCGGAGATGATTCGCGAATCGCTGCGCGACGAGTTGCGGCAGCTCCACCCCGAACCCTCCACCGAGACACCGAACTATCTGACCCGCCGCGAGACGGCCCGACGCCTGCGCATCTCGCTCGTGACGCTCAACGACTGGGTGAACCGCGGGCGAATCCGCGCCCACAAGATCGGCGGGCGCGTGCTGTTCCGAGACAGCGATGTCGAGGCGGCTCTGCACCGAATTGTCCCCATCAAAAGCCGATAG
- a CDS encoding ATP-binding protein produces the protein MKFYNRETETAKLREIRTLSYEDHSRLTVLTGRRRIGKTSLILRAMEDEPLVYLFVGRKNEASLCAGYCKEIAAKLGLFVPPMTSFQDVFTFLMQQGENRRFTLVVDEFQEFFNINPSVYSDVQNVWDQYRLKTHVNFIVSGSIYSLMVKIFQNYHEPLFGRADVIMKLTPFALPVLKQILAEHAPGYTNDDLLALYTVTGGIPKYVELLVDAKALSVKKIIHAVCDPDSPFKDEGKTLLIDEFGKQYGTYFSILDAISNGINTQSEIAAALGEKSIGGQLKKLEETYGITKKIRPILSKEGTQTVRYEIADLFLRFWFRYFEGNRTLVEMNQFEVLEKIIAADYTTYSGRTLETYFKQQFIESHEYRDLGSYWEAKRGKEQYEIDIVALRLEKNRAVAVEVKRQRKEFKPEAFAEKVQHLKEKVLPKYEIEQRCLTLEDM, from the coding sequence ATGAAATTCTACAACCGCGAGACGGAAACAGCCAAGCTGCGCGAAATCCGCACCTTGTCATACGAAGACCATTCGCGACTGACCGTTCTGACGGGCCGCCGCCGGATCGGCAAGACATCGTTGATTCTCCGGGCCATGGAGGACGAACCGCTGGTCTACCTCTTCGTCGGGCGCAAGAACGAGGCATCGCTCTGCGCAGGCTACTGCAAGGAGATTGCGGCGAAACTGGGGCTCTTCGTCCCGCCCATGACGAGCTTTCAGGATGTCTTCACCTTCCTGATGCAGCAGGGAGAGAACCGCCGATTCACGCTGGTTGTGGATGAATTCCAGGAGTTCTTCAACATCAACCCCTCGGTCTACAGCGACGTGCAGAATGTCTGGGATCAATACCGACTGAAGACCCATGTGAACTTCATCGTCAGCGGCTCAATCTATTCGCTGATGGTCAAGATCTTTCAGAATTACCACGAACCGCTGTTCGGGCGGGCGGATGTCATCATGAAACTCACGCCGTTCGCATTGCCGGTGCTGAAGCAGATCCTCGCGGAGCACGCCCCCGGCTACACGAACGACGACCTGCTGGCTCTTTATACCGTTACGGGCGGCATCCCGAAGTATGTGGAGCTGCTGGTGGATGCAAAGGCCCTGTCGGTCAAAAAGATCATCCATGCGGTATGCGACCCCGATTCGCCCTTCAAGGACGAGGGCAAGACGCTGTTGATTGACGAATTCGGCAAACAGTACGGCACCTACTTCTCGATTCTCGACGCCATATCGAACGGCATCAACACCCAGTCGGAGATTGCCGCGGCGCTGGGCGAGAAAAGTATCGGCGGGCAGTTGAAAAAGCTGGAAGAGACCTACGGAATCACGAAAAAGATACGTCCCATTCTCTCGAAAGAGGGAACACAGACCGTGCGTTATGAGATTGCCGACCTCTTCCTCCGCTTCTGGTTCCGCTACTTCGAAGGCAACCGGACGCTGGTTGAGATGAACCAGTTCGAGGTGCTGGAGAAGATAATTGCGGCCGACTACACGACCTACTCGGGCCGAACGCTCGAAACCTACTTCAAGCAGCAATTCATCGAAAGCCACGAATACCGTGACCTGGGCTCCTACTGGGAGGCCAAGCGGGGCAAGGAGCAATACGAGATTGACATCGTCGCCCTGCGGCTGGAGAAGAACAGGGCCGTGGCCGTCGAGGTCAAGCGCCAGCGCAAGGAGTTCAAGCCCGAGGCCTTTGCCGAGAAGGTGCAGCACCTCAAGGAGAAGGTGCTCCCGAAATATGAGATCGAGCAGCGCTGCCTGACGCTGGAAGATATGTAG
- a CDS encoding site-specific integrase: protein MASFCYRIRSTQKNKLVKIQILFTVGRGNQFYVDSQYMVLTDAWDNKRQTVKSRFTFTDDFTEQQGRELTKNLSELRSHILGEIAKDPEHAMTKTRLEKIIYSFHHPRSLTTGRRVRSRESLGDYIARFTREMEEGTRLNIHKLRYGPSTIKNYKGFVVQFDEYCKARRKQFDFADIDLKFYDDFVAWFTAKNYSVNTIGRHVKELKIIMRAAREEGLHDNGAIESRKFRVLTADVENIYLTESEIRAIAALDLSKNRHKDVARDIFLVGCYTAQRFSDYSTINEGNIRTLENGQQVIDLKQQKTGNHVVIPVRPELQAILEKYDNRLPRTYEQKVNHLIKEIAREAGITEKVEVSYIENGEKKSRLVEKCELVKTHTARRSGATNMYLAGIPTIAIMKITGHKTEREFMKYIKITEEQTALELMSHPYFSGKQANE, encoded by the coding sequence ATGGCATCCTTCTGCTACCGCATCCGCTCGACCCAGAAAAACAAACTGGTCAAAATCCAAATTCTCTTCACGGTTGGCCGTGGCAACCAGTTCTACGTCGACAGCCAATATATGGTGTTGACGGACGCCTGGGACAACAAGCGGCAGACGGTCAAAAGCCGCTTTACCTTTACCGACGACTTCACCGAGCAGCAGGGGCGCGAGCTGACCAAGAACCTCTCCGAACTGCGCAGCCACATCCTCGGAGAGATTGCCAAGGATCCCGAGCACGCGATGACGAAGACGCGGTTGGAGAAGATCATCTACAGTTTCCACCACCCGCGCAGCCTCACCACAGGCCGCCGTGTCCGCAGCCGCGAATCGCTCGGCGACTACATTGCCCGCTTCACGCGCGAGATGGAGGAGGGCACCCGGCTGAACATCCACAAACTCCGCTACGGCCCCTCGACCATCAAGAACTACAAGGGGTTCGTCGTGCAGTTCGACGAATACTGCAAAGCCCGGCGCAAGCAGTTCGACTTTGCCGACATCGACCTGAAGTTCTACGACGACTTCGTCGCCTGGTTCACCGCCAAGAACTACTCCGTCAATACGATCGGCCGCCACGTCAAGGAGTTGAAGATCATCATGCGCGCGGCCCGCGAGGAGGGTCTGCACGACAACGGGGCGATCGAGAGCCGCAAGTTCCGCGTGCTGACGGCCGACGTGGAGAACATCTATCTGACGGAGTCGGAGATCCGGGCCATCGCCGCGCTCGACCTCTCGAAAAACCGGCACAAGGATGTTGCCCGCGACATCTTCCTGGTGGGGTGCTACACGGCGCAGCGCTTCAGCGACTACTCGACCATCAACGAAGGCAACATCCGCACGCTGGAGAACGGACAGCAGGTCATCGACCTCAAGCAGCAGAAGACCGGCAACCACGTCGTCATTCCGGTCCGACCCGAGCTGCAGGCCATCCTGGAGAAGTACGACAACCGGCTGCCGAGGACTTACGAGCAGAAGGTGAACCACCTCATCAAGGAGATTGCGCGCGAGGCGGGCATCACGGAGAAGGTCGAGGTCTCCTACATCGAGAATGGCGAAAAGAAGAGCCGGCTGGTCGAGAAGTGCGAGCTGGTGAAGACCCACACGGCACGCCGCAGCGGCGCAACGAACATGTACCTGGCGGGGATCCCGACCATCGCCATCATGAAGATCACGGGCCACAAGACCGAACGGGAGTTCATGAAATACATCAAGATCACCGAGGAGCAGACCGCCCTGGAGCTGATGAGCCACCCCTATTTCAGCGGGAAGCAGGCAAATGAATGA
- the aspA gene encoding aspartate ammonia-lyase — translation MDIMNIKLSGKTRREHDLLGEMEIPVEYYFGIQTMRAADNFHISRVRLNFFPELIRALAEVKEGAARANRDLGLLDPQIAEAIVRACEELREGKLREQFVVDMVQGGAGTSTNMNANEVIANRALELLGHTKGEYQYCHPNNHVNLSQSTNDAYPTSVRIATVRSIEKLVEALRRLIDAFHAKGAEFAGVIKMGRTQLQDAVPMTLGQEFEAYAATLTEEIDRLESNMHLFYEINMGATAIGTGINADPDYAALCTKHLCQITGLPLRESSNLVEATSDTGAFIMNSSALKRLAVKLSKICNDLRLLSSGPRCGLNEINLPPRQPGSSIMPGKVNPVIPEVVNQVAFRVIGNDLTVTFAAEAGQLELNVMEPIIVYALFESIEMLIHAIDTLREKCIVGITANEEVCRRMVHGSIGVVTALNPYLGYETSSMLAKEALQTGKGIYELVLEHKLMSQEELDKVLSPEQMIHPRKRVEE, via the coding sequence ATGGACATCATGAACATCAAGCTGTCGGGCAAGACCCGGCGCGAACACGACCTGCTGGGCGAAATGGAGATCCCCGTCGAATACTATTTCGGCATCCAGACCATGCGGGCCGCGGACAATTTCCACATCAGCCGCGTACGGCTCAACTTCTTCCCCGAACTGATCCGCGCCCTGGCCGAGGTCAAGGAGGGGGCCGCACGGGCCAACCGGGACCTGGGGCTGCTCGATCCGCAGATCGCCGAGGCCATCGTCCGCGCCTGCGAGGAGCTGCGCGAGGGCAAACTCCGCGAACAGTTCGTCGTCGACATGGTGCAGGGCGGCGCCGGAACATCCACCAACATGAATGCCAACGAGGTAATCGCCAACCGCGCCCTCGAACTGCTGGGCCACACCAAGGGCGAGTACCAATACTGCCATCCGAACAACCACGTCAACCTCTCGCAGTCGACCAACGACGCCTATCCCACCTCGGTACGCATCGCCACGGTGCGCAGCATCGAGAAGCTCGTCGAGGCGCTCCGCCGGCTGATCGACGCCTTCCACGCCAAGGGCGCAGAGTTTGCCGGCGTCATCAAGATGGGCCGCACGCAACTGCAGGATGCCGTCCCGATGACCCTCGGGCAGGAGTTCGAGGCCTATGCCGCCACGCTGACCGAGGAGATCGACCGTCTCGAATCGAACATGCACCTCTTCTACGAGATCAACATGGGTGCCACGGCCATCGGTACGGGCATCAATGCAGACCCGGACTATGCCGCCCTCTGCACGAAACACCTCTGCCAGATCACCGGACTGCCGCTGCGCGAATCGTCGAACCTCGTCGAGGCGACGAGCGACACCGGCGCCTTCATCATGAACTCCTCGGCTCTGAAGCGGCTGGCCGTCAAGCTCTCGAAGATCTGCAACGACCTGCGGCTGCTCTCGTCCGGCCCGCGCTGCGGTCTGAACGAGATCAACCTCCCGCCACGTCAGCCCGGATCGTCGATCATGCCCGGTAAGGTCAATCCCGTCATTCCCGAGGTGGTCAATCAGGTGGCCTTCCGCGTCATCGGCAACGACCTGACCGTGACCTTCGCCGCCGAGGCCGGACAACTCGAACTGAACGTCATGGAGCCGATCATCGTCTATGCCCTCTTCGAGAGCATCGAGATGCTCATCCACGCCATCGACACCCTGCGCGAGAAGTGCATCGTCGGCATCACGGCCAACGAGGAGGTCTGCCGCCGCATGGTCCACGGCAGCATCGGGGTAGTCACGGCCCTGAACCCCTATCTGGGCTACGAGACTTCGAGCATGCTGGCCAAGGAGGCCCTCCAGACCGGCAAGGGTATCTACGAACTGGTGCTCGAGCACAAGCTGATGAGCCAGGAGGAGCTCGACAAGGTGCTCAGCCCCGAGCAGATGATCCATCCCCGCAAGCGCGTCGAAGAGTAG
- a CDS encoding EamA family transporter produces the protein MATRWEALKERVLLGILFIVVCATFISYMLIVVGQKNLCPTVAGMYNYIQPLVACIVTVSLGLDTFNLTKGLAVCLLFGGVYLVSVSKSRAGLERDAQAMVREEAGDRE, from the coding sequence ATGGCCACCCGATGGGAGGCCCTGAAGGAACGTGTGCTGCTGGGCATTCTCTTCATCGTCGTCTGTGCGACCTTCATCAGTTACATGCTGATCGTCGTCGGACAGAAGAACCTGTGTCCGACCGTGGCCGGCATGTACAACTACATCCAGCCGCTGGTGGCGTGCATCGTCACCGTCAGCCTGGGGCTCGATACGTTCAACCTGACCAAGGGGCTGGCCGTCTGTCTGCTCTTCGGCGGGGTCTACCTGGTGTCGGTCAGCAAGAGCCGTGCGGGGCTCGAACGCGATGCACAGGCTATGGTTCGGGAAGAGGCTGGGGATCGGGAATGA